From the Lepisosteus oculatus isolate fLepOcu1 chromosome 1, fLepOcu1.hap2, whole genome shotgun sequence genome, one window contains:
- the smad1 gene encoding mothers against decapentaplegic homolog 1 isoform X1: MNVTSLFSFTSPAVKRLLGWKQGDEEEKWAEKAVDALVKKLKKKKGAMEELEKALSCPGQPSNCVTIPRSLDGRLQVSHRKGLPHVIYCRVWRWPDLQSHHELKALECCEYPFGSKQKEVCINPYHYKRVDSPVLPPVLVPRNSEFNAKHSLLPRFRNPVQNEPHMPHNATFPDSFPPANSHPFPHSPNSSYPNSPGSGSSGTFPHSPGSSDPGSPFQMPAETPPPAYMPPEDQMTQDCSQPMDTSNLLVPPLPLEINNRPDVQPVAYEEPKHWCSIVYYELNNRVGEAFHASSTSVLVDGFTDPSNNRNRFCLGLLSNVNRNSTIENTRRHIGKGVHLYYVGGEVYAECLSDSSIFVQSRNCNYHHGFHPTTVCKIPSGCSLKIFNNQEFAELLAQSVNHGFEAVYELTKMCTIRMSFVKGWGAEYHRQDVTSTPCWIEVHLHGPLQWLDKVLTQMGSPHNPISSVS; encoded by the exons ATGAACGTGACCAGCCTGTTCTCCTTCACCAGCCCGGCCGTGAAACGGCTGCTGGGCTGGAAGCAGGGGGACGAGGAGGAGAAGTGGGCCGAGAAGGCGGTGGACGCGCTGGTGAAGAagctgaagaagaagaagggggccatggaggagctggagaaggCGCTCAGCTGCCCCGGGCAGCCCAGCAACTGCGTCACCATCCCCCGCTCCCTGGACGGCCGCCTGCAGGTGTCTCACCGCAAGGGCCTGCCACACGTCATCTACTGCCGGGTGTGGCGCTGGCCCGACCTGCAGAGCCACCACGAGCTGAAGGCCCTGGAGTGCTGCGAGTACCCCTTCGGCTCCAAGCAGAAAGAGGTCTGCATCAACCCCTACCACTACAAGCGCGTGGACAGTCCCG TGCTCCCCCCTGTCCTGGTACCCAGAAATAGCGAGTTCAACGCGAAGCACAGCCTCCTGCCGCGGTTCCGCAACCCGGTCCAGAACGAGCCCCACATGCCGCACAACGCCACCTTCCCCGACTCCTTCCCCCCGGCCAACAGCCACCCCTTCCCTCACTCCCCCAACAGCAGCTACCCGAACTCGCCGGGCAGCGGCAGCAGCGGCACCTTCCCGCACTCGCCGGGCAGCTCCGACCCCGGCAGCCCCTTCCAGATGCCAG ctgaAACTCCGCCACCTGCGTACATGCCCCCCGAGGATCAGATGACGCAGGATTGCTCCCAGCCTATGGACACATCTAATTTACTGGTTCCTCCCCTGCCACTTGAAATCAACAACAGGCCAG ATGTTCAGCCAGTGGCCTATGAGGAGCCCAAACACTGGTGCTCTATTGTCTACTACGAGCTCAACAATCGCGTGGGAGAGGCCTTTCACGCCTCCTCCACAAGCGTGTTGGTGGACGGCTTCACTGATCCCTCGAACAACAGGAACCGGTTTTGCCTCGGGCTCCTATCCAACGTGAACCGCAACTCCACCATTGAGAACACTAGGCGGCACATTGGAAAAG GAGTTCATCTGTATTACGTCGGAGGTGAAGTATATGCTGAGTGCCTCAGTGACAGCAGCATTTTTGTGCAGAGTCGAAACTGCAACTACCATCATGGTTTCCACCCAACCACAGTGTGCAAGATCCCCAGCGGCTGCAGCCTGAAGATTTTTAACAACCAGGAGTTTGCAGAACTCTTGGCCCAGTCTGTCAACCATGGCTTTGAGGCCGTCTACGAGCTCACGAAGATGTGCACCATTCGCATGAGCTTTGTGAAG GGCTGGGGAGCTGAATATCACCGTCAGGATGTCACGAGCACCCCGTGCTGGATTGAGGTTCATTTGCATGGTCCCCTGCAGTGGCTGGATAAAGTTCTCACGCAGATGGGATCCCCCCATAACCCCATTTCATCAGTGTCCTAG
- the smad1 gene encoding mothers against decapentaplegic homolog 1 isoform X2, with the protein MNVTSLFSFTSPAVKRLLGWKQGDEEEKWAEKAVDALVKKLKKKKGAMEELEKALSCPGQPSNCVTIPRSLDGRLQVSHRKGLPHVIYCRVWRWPDLQSHHELKALECCEYPFGSKQKEVCINPYHYKRVDSPAETPPPAYMPPEDQMTQDCSQPMDTSNLLVPPLPLEINNRPDVQPVAYEEPKHWCSIVYYELNNRVGEAFHASSTSVLVDGFTDPSNNRNRFCLGLLSNVNRNSTIENTRRHIGKGVHLYYVGGEVYAECLSDSSIFVQSRNCNYHHGFHPTTVCKIPSGCSLKIFNNQEFAELLAQSVNHGFEAVYELTKMCTIRMSFVKGWGAEYHRQDVTSTPCWIEVHLHGPLQWLDKVLTQMGSPHNPISSVS; encoded by the exons ATGAACGTGACCAGCCTGTTCTCCTTCACCAGCCCGGCCGTGAAACGGCTGCTGGGCTGGAAGCAGGGGGACGAGGAGGAGAAGTGGGCCGAGAAGGCGGTGGACGCGCTGGTGAAGAagctgaagaagaagaagggggccatggaggagctggagaaggCGCTCAGCTGCCCCGGGCAGCCCAGCAACTGCGTCACCATCCCCCGCTCCCTGGACGGCCGCCTGCAGGTGTCTCACCGCAAGGGCCTGCCACACGTCATCTACTGCCGGGTGTGGCGCTGGCCCGACCTGCAGAGCCACCACGAGCTGAAGGCCCTGGAGTGCTGCGAGTACCCCTTCGGCTCCAAGCAGAAAGAGGTCTGCATCAACCCCTACCACTACAAGCGCGTGGACAGTCCCG ctgaAACTCCGCCACCTGCGTACATGCCCCCCGAGGATCAGATGACGCAGGATTGCTCCCAGCCTATGGACACATCTAATTTACTGGTTCCTCCCCTGCCACTTGAAATCAACAACAGGCCAG ATGTTCAGCCAGTGGCCTATGAGGAGCCCAAACACTGGTGCTCTATTGTCTACTACGAGCTCAACAATCGCGTGGGAGAGGCCTTTCACGCCTCCTCCACAAGCGTGTTGGTGGACGGCTTCACTGATCCCTCGAACAACAGGAACCGGTTTTGCCTCGGGCTCCTATCCAACGTGAACCGCAACTCCACCATTGAGAACACTAGGCGGCACATTGGAAAAG GAGTTCATCTGTATTACGTCGGAGGTGAAGTATATGCTGAGTGCCTCAGTGACAGCAGCATTTTTGTGCAGAGTCGAAACTGCAACTACCATCATGGTTTCCACCCAACCACAGTGTGCAAGATCCCCAGCGGCTGCAGCCTGAAGATTTTTAACAACCAGGAGTTTGCAGAACTCTTGGCCCAGTCTGTCAACCATGGCTTTGAGGCCGTCTACGAGCTCACGAAGATGTGCACCATTCGCATGAGCTTTGTGAAG GGCTGGGGAGCTGAATATCACCGTCAGGATGTCACGAGCACCCCGTGCTGGATTGAGGTTCATTTGCATGGTCCCCTGCAGTGGCTGGATAAAGTTCTCACGCAGATGGGATCCCCCCATAACCCCATTTCATCAGTGTCCTAG